A region from the Lates calcarifer isolate ASB-BC8 linkage group LG2, TLL_Latcal_v3, whole genome shotgun sequence genome encodes:
- the cngb1a gene encoding LOW QUALITY PROTEIN: cyclic nucleotide-gated cation channel beta-1 (The sequence of the model RefSeq protein was modified relative to this genomic sequence to represent the inferred CDS: deleted 1 base in 1 codon), whose product MLSWVVKVVPQPPEPPSKKVEEQDDKSAAAPPPAAAPPPSPTPPPAAAPTPAPEKKVTFQDECKNEASKDQKADQSKQEGQTAEGNGPAPSVLTWISGALPQPVSPILSRANSTTKEETTTARKGMIAWIAQGLEKVVPQPDLKNKESIPAELPAEPAALSAPVSQAAAAPAAEPPVTAPTAEVKPEEKTDNKTQPPSMMEWIKHGIEKVVPQPEIPVCSKTESNEKTEAPAPAKVDAPPPAPPAPPAPPTTPSTPKTPTTPKSETEKSSKEAEQQPNVVGWIVSEISRILPQPVPRQDASSDEVQSIIIVQKKTDLVLEDVEEDEASKKGMDQQRDSVKKEERLQQERLEAARAAEEIARKAAEEAVRQLEVEHSAKIVIETLPEPNEQLPNILEEENEDEPELQNLQEDSDDSTENKKKPNESLLDVCIAEGGQEDKPPAESRPAGEVAPSSIEVEPASEKRDLESPITQQPQSPAPETLTTGNDAAAEGGAPDICSPIKSFLLRIPHVAECLESCRELMHDNYLNPPKLSMPTLPPELAQLIQELSQLPKWAHQCSPVLKVEDVDPDVGQGKVLTIPQIITTPEPQSKPGHGDEEDEELMKVDVKTQASQGDLLAADEETRPLSAASVGSIVIQDRLTELVMLFKGRTERQKERLVDPDESEEESPTASPAKAPPPPPPPPAGEEKKDDAAAAVAEEEVELGFQFELLGHPVKLPKLPKLPKMPDWLRAIVEYRFPSSIDPFTDLIYVIWLFFVVAAWNWNVWLIPVRWAFPYQTPENIHLWLLADYTCDLIYITDILIFQPRLQFVRGGDIVCDKKDMREHYMTTERFKMDVISLFPMEIFYYFTGVNSLLRFPRLLKYMVFFEFNDRMEAVMKKAYIYRVIRTSTYLLYSLHINACLFYWGSDYEGLGSTKWVYNGKGNAYIRCYYFAVKTLITIGGLPDPTTVFEICFQLINYFVGVFAFSIMIGQMRDVVGAATAGENYYRACMDSTVKYMNSYNIPREVQNRIKTWYDYTWKSQGMLDEQELLIQLPTKMRLDIAVDVNYAIVSKVALFQGCDRQMVFDMLTRLKSVVYLPGDFVCKKGEIGREMYIIKQGEVQVVGGPDLQTVFVTIRAGSVFGEISLLAGGGGNRRTANVKAHGFANLFILDKKDLAEILVHYPESEKLLRKKAKKMLTKDKKPDEKEGKEVATVIPPRPDTPKMFKAALKVTEQAGIEGTFAKLKQAYKPSEEEAPPSISPMPPPSPMHRRSPVPLAVARDDDETVVETADSSVIIRMTPRHKGEELLSVEVVPGGEEEDGEEKKKKEE is encoded by the exons ATGTTGAGCTGGGTGGTCAAAGTCGTTCCCCAGCCGCCTGAGCCTCCATCCAAAAAAGTCGAAGAGCAGGATGACAAATCAGCTGCCGCTCCGCCCCCTGCTGCAGCCCCGCCTCCATCTCCCACGCCTCCACCTGCTGCAGCCCCGACCCCTGCTCCT GAGAAGAAGGTGACCTTTCAGGACGAGTGTAAAAATGAAG CTTCAAAAGACCAGAAAGCTGACCAATCCAAACAGGAAGGACAGACGGCCGAGGGGAACGG cCCGGCACCCAGCGTGTTGACGTGGATCAGCGGAGCTCTGCCTCAACCGGTCTCACCTATACTGAGCCGGGCCAACTCCACCACCAAG GAGGAAACTACAACAGCCAg GAAAGGGATGATAGCTTGGATCGCTCAGGGTTTGGAGAAGGTTGTTCCTCAGCCTGATCTGAAGAACAAAGAGTCAATACCAGCTGAGCTGCCCGCTGAG CCTGCAGCGTTGTCAGCTCCTGTGagtcaggcagcagctgcaccaG ctgcagaacCTCCAGTCACTGCCCCCACCGCTGAGGTGAAGCCAGAGGAGAAGACTGACAACAAGACCCAGCCTCCcag CATGATGGAGTGGATAAAACATGGCATAGAGAAGGTGGTTCCTCAGCCAGAGATCCCAGTCTGCTCAAAGACAGAGAGCAACGAGAAGACAGAGGCTCCGGCTCCAGCTAAAG TTGATGCTCCACCCCCAGCtcccccagctcctccagctcctccaacaACACCATCAACCCCAAAAACCCCCACAACACCAAAATCTGAAACTGAGAA GTCTTCCAaagaagcagagcagcagcCCAA TGTGGTTGGGTGGATCGTCAGTGAGATCAGTCGTATTTTACCTCAGCCTGTACCGAGGCAG GACGCAAGCAGTGATGAAGTGCAGAGCA TCATCATCGTGCAGAAGAAGACAGACCTGGTGCTTGAGGATGTGGAAGAGGATGAGGCATCAAAAAAGGGG ATGGATCAACAGAGGGACAGTGTCAAGAAGGAGGAGAG ACTGCAGCAGGAGCGTCTGGAGGCGGCTCGAGCCGCAGAGGAGATAGCCAGGAAGGCGGCGGAGGAGGCGGTCCGACAGCTGGAGGTGGAGCATTCAGCTAAGATTGTCATAGAAACGCTGCCAGAGCCCAACGAGCA ACTGCCCAATATCCTGGAGGAGGAAAACGAGGACGAACCAGA GTTGCAGAACCTGCAGGAGGACAGTGACGACAgtacagaaaataagaaaaaaccCAATGA GTCCCTTTTAGATGTCTGCATAGCTGAAGGTGGTCAAGAGGACAAGCCTCCAGCTGAATCCAGACCAGCAGGGGAAGTTGCTCCTTCATCAATAGAAGTGGAGCCAGCATCAGAGAAGAGAGACCTGGAGAGTCCAATCACCCAACAACCACAGTCACCAGCTCCAGAAACTCTGACCACA GGCAatgatgcagcagcagaaggaggag CTCCTGACATTTGCTCTCCAATAAAGAGCTTCCTGCTTCGAATCCCTCATGTTGCTGAGTGTctggagagctgcagagagctgaTGCATGACAATTACCTCAACCCCCCCAAGCTATCCATGCCGACCCTGCCGCCAGAGCTCGCCCAGCTGATCCAGGAGCTGTCGCAGCTCCCCAAATGGGCACATCAGTGCT CTCCGGTGCTGAAGGTGGAGGATGTGGATCCGGATGTGGGACAGGGAAAAGTCCTGACCATCCCCCAAATTATCACAACCCCAGAGCCACAGTCAAAACCAGG TCATGGagatgaagaagatgaggagCTGATGAAGGTTGATGTAAAGACCCAGGCCAGTCAGGGAGACCTGCTGGCTGCAGATGAAGA GACTCGTCCTCTGTCAGCCGCCAGCGTCGGCAGCATCGTGATCCAGGACCGTCTGACCGAGCTCGTCATGCTGTTTAAAGGTCGAACAGAGCGCCAGAAAGAACGGCTGGTGGACCCTGACGAGTCCGAGGAGGAGAGTCCCACAGCCT CCCCAGCCAaagctccacctcctcctcctccacctccagcaggggaggagaagaaggacgATGCAGCGGCAGCAGTAGCAGAAGAAGAAGTGGAGCTGGGGTTCCAGTTTGAACTTCTTGGACACCCAGTAAAACTTCCCAAACTGCCCAAACTTCCCAAGATGCCCGACTGGCTCCGAGCCATCGTGGAGTACCGCTTCCCCTCCAGCATCGACCCCTTCACCG ATCTGATCTACGTGATCTGGCTTTTCTTCGTGGTGGCAGCATGGAACTGGAACGTGTGGCTGATCCCGGTCCGCTGGGCGTTCCCCTACCAAACCCCAGAGAACATCCACCTGTGGCTGCTGGCTGACTACACCTGCGACCTCATCTACATCACTGACATCCTCATCTTCCAGCCCAGACTGCAGTTTGTCCGCGGAGGAGACATTGTG TGTGATAAAAAGGACATGAGAGAACACTACATGACCACTGAGAGATTTAAG ATGGATGTCATCAGTCTGTTTCCCATGgagatattttattatttcactggAGTGAACTCTCTGCTGAGGTTCCCTCGTTTGCTGAAG taCATGGTTTTCTTTGAGTTCAACGACAGAATGGAAGCTGTGATGAAGAAAGCATACATCTACAG gGTGATCCGAACCTCCACCTAC TTGCTTTACTCTCTGCACATCAACGCCTGTCTCTTCTACTGGGGCTCAGACTACGAAGGACTGGGATCCACCAAATGGGTTTATAATGGAAAAGGCAACGC ttaTATTCGTTGTTACTACTTTGCTGTGAAGACGCTGATCACCATCGGAGGACTGCCCGACCCCACCACCGTGTTTGAGATCTGCTTCCAGCTCATCAACTATTTTGTTGGTGTCTTTGCTTTTTCTATCATGATCGGTCAG ATGAGAGATGTGGTTGGAGCAGCAACGGCCGGAGAGAACTACTACCGGGCCTGTATGGACAGCACCGTCAAGTACATGAATTCTTACAACATCCCCCGGGAAGTCCAGAACCGCATCAAGACCTGGTACGACTACACCTGGAAGAGCCAGGGCATGCTGG ATGAACAAGAGCTACTAATTCAACTTCCTACTAAGATGAGACTGGACATCGCTGTGGACGTCAACTATGCTATCGTCAGTAAAGTCGCACTGTTTCag GGCTGCGACAGACAGATGGTGTTCGACATGCTGACGAGGCTCAAGTCTGTCGTCTACCTGCCCGGCGATTTTGTCTGTAAAAAG ggggAGATCGGCAGGGAGATGTACATCATCAAACAGGGGGAGGTTCAGGTGGTGGGCGGTCCTGACCTGCAGACAGTGTTTGTCACCATCAGAGCTGGCTCTGTGTTTGGAGAGATCAG tttgtTAGCGGGAGGCGGAGGGAACAGACGCACTGCCAACGTGAAGGCACATGGATTTGCCAACCTCTTCATCCTAGACAAGAAGGACCTGGCAGAGATCCTGGTGCACTACCCAGAGTCTGAGAAGCTGCTCCGCAAGAAGGCAAA gaaGATGCTGACAAAGGACAAGAAGCCAGATGAGAAGGAAGGTAAAGAGGTGGCAACGGTCATCCCACCCAGACCCGACACCCCAAAAATGTTCAAGGCGGCACTGAAGGTGACGGAGCAGGCAGGAATAGAAGGAACCTTCGCCAAACTGAAGCAGGCCTACAAACCATCAGAAGAAGAG GcccccccctccatctctccgatgcctcctccctctccaaTGCACCGCCGCTCTCCGGTCCCTCTCGCTGTGGCTCGGGACGACGACGAAACAGTGGTGGAGACGGCCGACAGCTCCGTCATCATCAGGATGACGCCACGACACAAAGGAGAGGAGCTGCTCAGCGTGGAGGTGGTGCccggtggagaggaggaggacggagaggagaagaagaagaaagaggagtag